Proteins encoded in a region of the Uloborus diversus isolate 005 chromosome 1, Udiv.v.3.1, whole genome shotgun sequence genome:
- the LOC129234241 gene encoding fibroin heavy chain-like isoform X2, with protein sequence MQWSTYLALFFAVFCAQSYSALGQGASVWSSPQMAENFMNGFSVALSQAGAFSGQEMKDFDDVRDIMNSAMDKMIRSGKSGRGAMRAMNAAFGSAIAEIVAANGGKEYQIGAVLDAVTNTLLQLTGNVDNGFLNEISRLITLFSSVEANDVSASAGADASGSSGPVGGYSSGAGAAVGQGTAQAVGYGGGAQGVASSAAAGATNYAQGVSTGSTQNVATSTVTTTTNVAGSTATGYNTGYGIGAAAGAAAGASSGYGTGYGTGAGAGAGAGSGAGYGAGAGAGAGSGAGYGAGAGAGAGSGYGAGAGAGAGSGYGAGAGAGAGAGSGYGAGAGAGAASGAGYGAGAGAGAGTGYGAGAGAGAASGAGYGAGAGSGYGAGAGAGAGSGYGAGAGAGAGAGAGSGYGAGAGAGAGSGYGAGAGAGAGAGSGYGAGAGAGAGSGYGAGAGAGAGSGYSTGAGYSAGAASAGSSSSTQVTTQQTVTSQASAAGAGYGVGAGAGAGAGAGAGYGAGAEAGYGAGSGARAGAGAGAGYGSGAGAGAGSGYGSSAGAGAGAGAGAGAGYGAGAGAGSGAGYGAGAGAGSGAGYGAGAGAGSGYGAGAGAGAGSGYGAGAGAGAGSGYGAGAGAGAGAGAGSGYGAGAGARAGAGAGTGAGYGSGYGASSGSGAGAAAGSGAAAGAGYGTGAGYSTGAASAGSSSSTQVITQQTVTSGASGAASGYSASSGVAAGAGVGSGYGAGSGAGAAAGARAGSGYGAGAGAGAGSGFGAGAGAGAGSGYGVGAGAGAGSGYGVGAGAAAGSGYGAGAGAGAGSGYGAGAGSGYGQGAGASAGAAAAGAGAGYGGQAGYGQGAGASAGAAAGAGAGYGGQAGYGQGAGASAGAAAAGAGAGYGGQAGYGQGAGASAGAAAAAAGAGYGGQAGYGQGAGASAGAAAAGAGAGRQAGYGQGAGASAGAAAAGAGAGSRAGYGQGAGATSGAAAAAGAGAGYGGQAGYGQGAGASAGAAAAGAGAGRQAGYGQGAGASAGAAAAAGAGAGYGGQAGYGQGAGAAAGTAAAGAGAGRQAGYGQGAGASAGAAAAGASAGYGGQAGYGQGAGASSGAAAAAGAGAGRQAGYGQGAGASAGAAAAGAGAGYGGQAGYGQGAGASALAAAAAGAGAGYGGQAGYGQGAGASAGAAAAGAGAGRQAGYGQGAGASAGAAAAGAGAGRQAGYGQGAGASAGAAAAAVAGAGYGGQAGYGQGAGASSGAAAAAGAGAGRQAGYGQGAGAGAGYGGQAGYGQGAGASSGAAAAAGAGAGYGGQAGYGQGAGASAGAAAAGAGAGYGGQAGYGQGAGASAGAAAAGAGAGYGGQAGYGQGAGASAGAAAAGAGAGRQAGYGQGAGASAGAAAAGAGAGYGGQAGYGQGAGASAGAAAAGAGAGRQAGYGQGAGASAGAAAAGAGAGYGGQAGYGQGAGASAGAAAAGAGAGRQAGYGQGAGASAGAAAAGAGAGYGGQAGYGQGAGASAGAAAAAGAGAGYGGQAGYGQGAGASAGAAAAGAGAGRQAGYGQGAGASAGAAAAAGAGAGYGGQAGYGQGAGASSGAAAAAGAGAGYGGQAGYGQGAGASAGAAAAGAAAGRQASYGQGAGASAGAAAAGAGAGYGSQAGYGQGAGASAGAAAAGAGAGRQAGYGQGAGASAGAAAAGAGAGRQAGYGQGAGASAGAAGAGAGYGGQAGYGQGAGASAGAAAAGAAAGRQAGYGQGAGASAGAAAAGAGAGYGGQAGYGQGAGASAGAAAAGAGAGRQAGYGQGAGASAGAAAAGAGAGYGGQAGYGQGAGASAGAAAAGAAAGRQAGYGQGAGASAGAAAAGAGAGYGGQAGYRQGTGAAASAAAASAGAASSQVVSRTTTTTSQSAAGGAASGYSTGVGSGAVATASGAGYGGQSGYGTGAGAAAGAAASGAGAGYGGQAGYGQGAGASAAATASAASNRIVSAPAVNRMSAASSTLVSNGAFNVGALGSTISNMAAQIQASSQGLSSAEATVQALLEVISVLTHMLSSANIGYVDFSRVGDSASAVSQSMAYAG encoded by the exons ATGCAGTGGTCAACTTACCTTGCCTTATTCTTCGCTGTTTTTTGCGCCCAGAGCTACTCAGCTCTGGGGCAAGGAGCCTCAGTATGGTCAAGCCCCCAAATGGCCGAGAACTTCATGAACGGCTTCTCCGTTGCACTTTCGCAAGCTGGAGCATTCAGTGGGCAGGAGATGAAAGACTTCGATGATGTCAGAGATATCATGAACTCTGCAATGGACAAGATGATAAGGTCCGGGAAAAGTGGCCGTGGCGCGATGAGGGCCATGAACGCAGCGTTCGGCTCAGCTATTGCAGAAATCGTTGCTGCTAACGGCGGAAAAGAATACCAAATAGGCGCAGTTCTAGATGCAGTTACTAATACTCTTCTACAGCTGACCGGAAATGTTGATAACGGTTTTCTCAATGAAATCAGTCGACTCATCACGCTATTTAGCAGTGTAGAAGCAAACGACGTATCAGCATCTGCGGGGGCAGATGCATCCGGAAGTTCAGGTCCAGTAGGTGGATACTCATCCGGAGCAGGAGCAGCAGTTGGACAGGGAACAGCTCAGGCTGTAGGATACGGAGGAGGAGCACAAGGAGTTGCATCAAGTGCTGCTGCCGGAGCAACAAATTATGCTCAAGGCGTGTCTACCGGAAGTACACAAAATGTCGCAACTTCCACTGTCACAACAACAACAAATGTTGCAGGTTCAACTGCAACAGGATACAACACCGGATATGGAATTGGTGCAGCAGCAGGAGCAGCCGCTGGCGCAAGCTCTGGATACGGAACAGGCTATGGAACCGGAGCTGGAGCAGGTGCTGGTGCTGGTTCAGGCGCTGGTTATGGTGCTGGTGCAGGAGCGGGAGCTGGTTCAGGCGCTGGTTATGGTGCCGGTGCAGGAGCAGGTGCAGGTTCTGGATACGGTGCTGGTGCAGGAGCTGGAGCAGGATCTGGTTATGGCGCGGGTGCAGGAGCAGGAGCCGGAGCAGGATCTGGTTACGGCGCTGGTGCAGGAGCTGGAGCCGCTTCAGGTGCTGGTTATGGAGCTGGTGCAGGAGCAGGTGCAGGTACTGGATACGGTGCTGGTGCAGGAGCAGGAGCTGCTTCAGGTGCTGGTTATGGAGCTGGTGCAGGTTCTGGATACGGTGCTGGTGCAGGAGCTGGAGCAGGATCTGGTTATGGCGCGGGTGCAGGAGCAGGAGCAGGAGCCGGAGCAGGATCTGGTTACGGCGCTGGTGCAGGAGCTGGAGCAGGATCTGGTTACGGCGCTGGAGCGGGAGCAGGAGCTGGAGCAGGATCTGGATACGGCGCTGGTGCAGGAGCAGGTGCAGGATCTGGTTACGGTGCTGGTGCAGGAGCTGGAGCAGGATCTGGCTACAGTACTGGAGCAGGATATTCTGCAGGTGCTGCGTCAGCTGGCAGCAGTTCGAGCACTCAAGTAACAACTCAACAAACTGTTACATCACAGGCTTCTGCAGCAGGAGCTGGATACGGAGTTGGCGCAGGAGCTGGAGCTGGAGCTGGAGCAGGAGCTGGCTACGGTGCAGGTGCCGAAGCTGGTTATGGTGCTGGTTCAGGAGCTCGTGCAGGAGCCGGCGCAGGGGCTGGGTATGGCAGTGGAGCAGGAGCTGGTGCAGGATCTGGTTACGGCAGTAGTGCAGGAGCGGGAGCTGGGGCTGGTGCTGGAGCTGGTGCCGGCTACGGTGCTGGTGCTGGAGCAGGATCTGGTGCCGGCTACGGTGCTGGTGCTGGAGCAGGATCTGGTGCCGGCTACGGTGCTGGTGCTGGAGCAGGATCTGGTTACGGTGCTGGTGCAGGAGCTGGAGCAGGATCTGGTTACGGCGCTGGTGCAGGAGCTGGAGCAGGTTCTGGCTACGGTGCTGGTGCAGGAGCAGGAGCTGGCGCAGGAGCAGGATCTGGTTACGGCGCTGGTGCTGGAGCTAGAGCTGGGGCTGGAGCTGGGACTGGTGCTGGCTACGGAAGTGGTTATGGAGCAAGCAGTGGATCCGGAGCTGGAGCAGCCGCAGGCTCAGGAGCTGCAGCTGGGGCTGGGTATGGTACTGGAGCAGGATATTCAACTGGCGCTGCATCGGCTGGCAGCAGTTCAAGCACTCAGGTAATAACTCAACAGACTGTTACATCTGGCGCATCTGGAGCAGCATCTGGTTACAGTGCTAGTTCAGGAGTGGCAGCAGGAGCAGGAGTGGGGTCTGGTTACGGTGCTGGTTCAGGAGCGGGAGCAGCAGCAGGAGCTAGAGCAGGATCTGGTTATGGTGCTGGAGCAGGAGCCGGAGCAGGATCTGGTTTCGGTGCAGGCGCAGGAGCAGGAGCAGGATCTGGCTACGGCGTTGGTGCAGGAGCTGGAGCAGGATCTGGGTACGGCGTAGGTGCAGGAGCTGCAGCAGGATCCGGTTACGGCGCCGGTGCAGGAGCTGGAGCAGGATCAGGTTATGGCGCTGGAGCAGGATCTGGTTATGGTCAAGGAGCCGGTGCTTCAGCAGGAGCAGCAGCAGCTGGTGCAGGCGCTGGATATGGAGGTCAAGCAGGTTATGGACAAGGAGCTGGTGCTTCAGCAGGAGCAGCAGCTGGTGCAGGTGCTGGATATGGAGGACAAGCAGGTTATGGACAAGGAGCTGGTGCTTCAGCAGGAGCAGCAGCAGCTGGTGCAGGCGCTGGATATGGAGGACAAGCAGGTTATGGACAAGGAGCCGGTGCATCAGCAGGAGCAGCAGCAGCTGCTGCAGGCGCTGGATATGGAGGACAAGCAGGTTATGGACAAGGAGCCGGCGCTTCAGCAGGAGCAGCAGCTGCTGGTGCAGGTGCTGGAAGACAAGCAGGTTACGGGCAAGGAGCTGGTGCTTCTGCAGGAGCAGCAGCTGCTGGTGCAGGTGCTGGAAGCCGAGCAGGTTACGGACAAGGAGCCGGTGCAACATCAGGAGCAGCAGCAGCAGCTGGTGCAGGCGCTGGATATGGAGGACAAGCAGGTTATGGACAAGGAGCCGGCGCTTCAGCAGGAGCAGCAGCTGCTGGTGCAGGAGCTGGAAGACAAGCAGGTTACGGACAAGGAGCCGGTGCATCAGCAGGAGCAGCAGCAGCAGCTGGTGCAGGCGCTGGATATGGAGGACAAGCAGGTTACGGACAAGGAGCCGGTGCAGCAGCAGGAACAGCAGCAGCTGGTGCAGGCGCTGGAAGACAAGCAGGTTACGGGCAAGGAGCCGGTGCATCAGCAGGAGCAGCAGCAGCTGGTGCAAGCGCTGGATATGGAGGACAAGCAGGTTATGGACAAGGAGCCGGTGCATCATCAGGAGCAGCAGCAGCAGCTGGTGCAGGCGCTGGAAGACAAGCAGGTTACGGACAAGGAGCTGGTGCATCAGCAGGAGCAGCAGCAGCTGGTGCAGGCGCTGGATATGGAGGACAAGCAGGTTATGGACAAGGAGCCGGCGCTTCAGCATTAGCAGCAGCAGCAGCTGGTGCAGGCGCTGGATATGGAGGACAAGCAGGTTATGGACAAGGAGCCGGCGCTTCAGCAGGAGCAGCAGCTGCTGGTGCAGGTGCTGGAAGACAAGCAGGTTACGGGCAAGGAGCTGGTGCTTCAGCAGGAGCAGCAGCTGCTGGTGCAGGTGCTGGAAGACAAGCAGGTTACGGACAAGGAGCCGGTGCATCAGCAGGAGCAGCAGCAGCAGCTGTTGCAGGCGCTGGATATGGAGGACAAGCAGGTTATGGGCAAGGAGCCGGTGCATCATCAGGAGCAGCAGCAGCAGCTGGTGCAGGCGCTGGAAGACAAGCAGGTTACGGACAAGGAGCTGGTGCAGGCGCTGGATATGGAGGACAAGCAGGTTATGGGCAAGGAGCCGGTGCATCATCCGGAGCAGCAGCAGCAGCTGGTGCAGGCGCTGGATATGGAGGACAAGCAGGTTATGGACAAGGAGCCGGTGCATCAGCAGGAGCAGCAGCAGCTGGTGCAGGCGCTGGATACGGAGGTCAAGCAGGTTACGGACAAGGAGCCGGTGCATCAGCAGGAGCTGCAGCAGCTGGTGCAGGAGCTGGATATGGAGGACAAGCAGGTTATGGACAAGGAGCCGGTGCTTCAGCAGGAGCAGCAGCTGCTGGTGCAGGTGCAGGAAGACAAGCAGGTTACGGACAAGGAGCCGGTGCATCAGCAGGAGCAGCAGCAGCTGGTGCAGGAGCTGGATATGGAGGACAAGCAGGTTATGGACAAGGAGCCGGTGCTTCAGCAGGAGCAGCAGCTGCTGGTGCAGGTGCAGGAAGACAAGCAGGTTACGGACAAGGAGCCGGTGCATCAGCAGGAGCAGCAGCAGCTGGTGCAGGCGCTGGATATGGAGGACAAGCAGGTTATGGACAAGGAGCCGGCGCTTCAGCAGGAGCAGCAGCTGCTGGTGCAGGTGCTGGAAGACAAGCAGGTTACGGACAAGGAGCCGGTGCATCAGCAGGAGCAGCAGCAGCTGGTGCAGGCGCTGGATATGGAGGACAAGCAG GTTACGGACAAGGAGCCGGTGCATCAGCAGGAGCAGCAGCAGCAGCTGGTGCAGGCGCTGGATATGGAGGACAAGCAGGTTATGGACAAGGAGCTGGCGCTTCAGCAGGAGCAGCAGCTGCTGGTGCAGGAGCTGGAAGACAAGCAGGTTACGGACAAGGAGCCGGTGCATCAGCAGGAGCAGCAGCAGCAGCTGGTGCAGGCGCTGGATATGGAGGACAAGCAGGTTATGGACAAGGAGCCGGTGCATCATCAGGAGCAGCAGCAGCAGCTGGTGCAGGCGCTGGATATGGGGGACAAGCAGGTTATGGACAAGGAGCCGGCGCTTCAGCAGGAGCAGCAGCTGCTGGTGCAGCCGCTGGAAGACAAGCAAGTTATGGACAAGGAGCCGGTGCATCAGCAGGAGCAGCAGCAGCTGGTGCAGGCGCTGGATACGGAAGTCAAGCAGGTTACGGACAAGGAGCCGGTGCATCAGCTGGAGCAGCAGCAGCTGGTGCAGGAGCTGGAAGACAAGCAGGTTACGGACAAGGAGCCGGTGCATCAGCAGGAGCAGCAGCAGCTGGTGCAGGCGCTGGAAGACAAGCAGGTTACGGACAAGGAGCCGGTGCATCAGCAGGAGCAGCTGGTGCTGGCGCGGGATATGGAGGACAAGCAGGTTATGGACAAGGAGCCGGCGCTTCAGCAGGAGCAGCAGCTGCTGGTGCAGCCGCTGGAAGACAAGCAGGTTATGGACAAGGAGCCGGTGCATCAGCAGGAGCAGCAGCAGCTGGTGCAGGCGCTGGATACGGAGGTCAAGCAGGTTACGGACAAGGAGCCGGTGCATCAGCTGGAGCAGCAGCAGCTGGTGCAGGAGCTGGAAGACAAGCAGGTTACGGACAAGGAGCCGGTGCATCAGCAGGAGCAGCAGCAGCTGGTGCAGGCGCTGGATATGGAGGACAAGCAGGTTATGGACAAGGCGCCGGCGCTTCAGCAGGAGCAGCAGCTGCTGGTGCAGCCGCTGGAAGACAAGCAGGTTATGGACAAGGAGCCGGTGCATCAGCAGGAGCAGCAGCAGCTGGTGCAGGCGCTGGATACGGAGGTCAAGCAGGTTACAGACAAGGAACTGGTGCTGCAGCAAGTGCCGCAGCTGCTAGTGCAGGAGCCGCTAGTTCACAAGTTGTATCCAGAACAACGACAACCACATCACAATCCGCAGCAGGAGGAGCTGCTTCTGGATATAGTACAGGAGTTGGGTCTGGAGCGGTAGCTACTGCTTCAGGTGCTGGATATGGAGGACAATCAGGATACGGAACTGGAGCAGGTGCAGCAGCAGGAGCTGCAGCTTCCGGCGCAGGAGCTGGATATGGAGGTCAAGCTGGATACGGACAAGGTGCAGGAGCCTCAGCAGCAGCAACCGCTTCAGCTGCAAGCAACCGAATTGTATCTGCTCCTGCTGTCAATCGAATGAGCGCAGCATCTTCAACTCTTGTTTCTAACGGCGCTTTTAACGTCGGTGCTCTTGGTTCAACGATTTCAAATATGGCTGCTCAGATCCAAGCTAGTTCACAAGGACTTTCTAGTGCAGAAGCAACTGTGCAAGCTCTTCTTGAAGTAATTTCGGTTCTTACCCACATGCTCAGTTCGGCAAACATTGGATACGTCGATTTCAGTCGTGTTGGAGATTCCGCATCTGCTGTCTCTCAATCAATGGCCTATGCTGGTTAA